A part of Microbulbifer salipaludis genomic DNA contains:
- a CDS encoding glycosyltransferase family 2 protein: MKLSVIMTTYNSPVWLEKVLWGYSCQSEPPLEVIVADDGSSAETGELVARMRAETGLDIRHIWQKDDGFRKCRILNKAILQARGDYIVFTDGDCIPRADFLAVHKRRAAPGYFLSGSYFKLPMSTSESITREDILSGRCFDYGWLKANGLKTRRKTLKLRASERWAPLLNRLTPTACNLKGSNASAWKADILRVNGFDERMAWGGLDREFGVRLENAGVKPRHVRFDAICIHLDHPRGYADPEIVARNKALRVRVAKEGIVETPHGIRQLVESGYAPSEPDSNRPITPDAPV; this comes from the coding sequence ATGAAGCTCTCCGTGATCATGACCACCTACAATTCTCCAGTCTGGCTGGAAAAAGTGTTGTGGGGGTATAGCTGCCAGAGCGAACCGCCTCTGGAAGTCATCGTGGCGGATGACGGCTCCAGCGCGGAAACCGGTGAACTGGTGGCGCGTATGCGCGCCGAAACCGGACTGGACATCCGCCACATCTGGCAAAAAGACGACGGATTCCGCAAGTGTCGGATTCTCAATAAAGCGATCCTGCAAGCCCGCGGCGACTACATCGTGTTCACCGATGGCGACTGCATTCCCCGTGCCGATTTTCTTGCCGTGCACAAACGCCGCGCGGCGCCCGGGTACTTCCTGTCCGGCAGCTACTTCAAACTGCCCATGAGCACCAGCGAATCAATCACTCGCGAAGACATCCTGTCCGGGCGCTGCTTTGACTACGGCTGGCTCAAGGCCAACGGCCTGAAGACCCGCCGCAAGACCCTGAAGCTACGCGCCAGTGAACGCTGGGCGCCCCTGCTGAACCGGCTCACCCCCACCGCCTGCAACCTGAAAGGCTCCAACGCCTCTGCCTGGAAAGCCGATATCCTCAGGGTAAACGGCTTTGACGAGCGCATGGCCTGGGGCGGGCTCGACCGCGAATTTGGCGTGCGCCTGGAAAACGCCGGGGTCAAGCCGCGCCACGTGCGCTTTGACGCCATCTGTATCCACCTGGATCATCCGCGCGGTTACGCCGACCCGGAAATTGTCGCCCGCAACAAAGCCCTGCGTGTGCGCGTTGCCAAGGAAGGTATCGTGGAAACTCCGCACGGCATACGCCAACTGGTTGAAAGTGGCTACGCCCCGAGCGAGCCGGATAGCAACCGGCCGATCACCCCCGACGCCCCTGTATAA
- a CDS encoding 3-deoxy-D-manno-octulosonic acid kinase — MGYRQFSNGLARVIYDDALVGADCEKLFQRDWLEANSGGATVERGTAVMFEHNGVALVFKQYHRGGLAGRLVEKTYLYSRLENTRVWREFNMLRQMRALGLPVPRPAAARCVSVPPLAYRAALITERVPDSKNLTEVLCAHPLDNASWEKLGQLIARFHRNNVYHADLNASNILLTGSGDFYLIDFDKGVIRNTLSAKEARSNVSRLRRSLDKLQGRHTPFHFSEDNWQALEKGYAAGE, encoded by the coding sequence GTGGGGTATCGGCAATTCAGCAACGGGCTTGCCCGGGTCATCTATGACGATGCACTCGTCGGCGCCGACTGTGAAAAGCTTTTTCAGCGAGACTGGCTTGAGGCCAACAGTGGCGGCGCGACGGTAGAGCGGGGCACGGCGGTGATGTTTGAGCACAATGGTGTGGCGCTGGTGTTCAAGCAGTACCATCGCGGCGGCCTTGCCGGGCGGCTGGTGGAAAAGACCTATCTCTACAGCCGTCTGGAAAACACCCGTGTATGGCGGGAGTTCAACATGCTGCGGCAAATGCGCGCGCTGGGCCTGCCGGTGCCACGTCCGGCTGCCGCCCGCTGTGTGAGTGTGCCGCCCCTGGCCTACCGCGCAGCCCTGATTACCGAGCGGGTGCCCGATTCGAAAAACCTGACGGAAGTGCTATGCGCGCACCCGCTGGACAATGCGAGCTGGGAAAAACTCGGTCAGCTGATTGCACGTTTTCACCGGAACAATGTGTACCACGCCGATCTCAACGCCAGTAATATCCTGCTCACTGGCAGCGGCGATTTCTATCTGATCGACTTCGATAAAGGGGTTATCCGCAACACCCTGTCCGCCAAGGAGGCGCGCTCCAATGTGTCGCGCCTGCGCCGCTCCCTAGATAAATTGCAGGGGCGCCATACGCCGTTCCACTTTTCTGAAGACAACTGGCAAGCCCTGGAAAAGGGGTATGCCGCTGGTGAGTGA
- a CDS encoding glycosyltransferase family A protein, which translates to MHIFVFSYNRGPFLENCIRSIEACAPQCGLTVIDDGSDDPDTQRVLAEIGQRHRVVDKTAESGHKLGGLYANMQAAYEMAADDELVCFLQDDTQMVRPLSDEDIEALRQSFAQQPDLGFISPAFVRGISLKKKADRDFRFDAERDFWFWYPRKRSTGTWFSALLIADPRRLRQVNWQFEVGESVNNRKAAKLFCRMARMRAPFSMWLPNGRAYRGKQKSLALRFGEWSRRCGLYPLQIMSEQEVAALKSAQPARLPVAEDCLKTTRGHVKVPWAYDPMQGAGWLKLLDRLERKLRGLFSRS; encoded by the coding sequence ATGCATATTTTTGTCTTCTCCTATAACCGCGGGCCCTTCCTCGAGAACTGTATCCGCTCCATTGAAGCCTGCGCTCCGCAATGCGGACTGACCGTCATCGACGATGGCAGTGACGATCCGGATACGCAGCGGGTGCTGGCGGAAATTGGTCAGCGGCACCGGGTTGTGGACAAAACGGCCGAGTCCGGTCACAAGCTGGGTGGGCTGTATGCGAATATGCAGGCCGCCTATGAGATGGCCGCGGACGACGAGCTGGTCTGTTTCCTGCAGGACGATACGCAGATGGTTCGCCCTCTGTCCGATGAGGATATAGAGGCGCTGCGCCAGAGTTTTGCGCAACAGCCGGATCTCGGGTTTATTTCTCCGGCGTTTGTGCGGGGCATCTCCCTGAAGAAGAAAGCAGACCGGGATTTTCGTTTCGATGCGGAGCGCGATTTCTGGTTCTGGTACCCGCGTAAACGCTCCACCGGCACCTGGTTTTCCGCGCTGTTGATTGCCGATCCGCGCCGGCTACGGCAGGTGAACTGGCAGTTTGAGGTGGGTGAGTCGGTCAACAACCGCAAGGCGGCGAAGCTTTTCTGTCGTATGGCCCGTATGCGCGCGCCGTTTTCCATGTGGTTGCCCAATGGGCGGGCCTATCGTGGCAAGCAGAAATCCCTGGCGCTGCGTTTTGGTGAGTGGTCGCGGCGCTGCGGCTTGTACCCGTTACAGATAATGTCCGAGCAGGAGGTTGCGGCCTTGAAATCGGCCCAGCCTGCGCGGCTGCCTGTGGCAGAAGACTGCCTGAAGACCACGCGCGGCCATGTTAAGGTGCCCTGGGCCTATGACCCCATGCAGGGCGCCGGCTGGCTGAAACTGCTGGATCGCCTGGAGCGCAAGCTGCGGGGGTTGTTCTCCCGATCCTGA
- a CDS encoding NAD-dependent epimerase, whose amino-acid sequence MKYLVTGNAGFIGFHVAKALLARGDSVVGIDNVNDYYETSLKEDRLKALAQHASAQGDTVEYEFVRGNIADKAIIDDCFARHRFDRVIHLAAQAGVRHSIEHPEAYVESNLIGFFNLLEACRNAGTPHLSYASTSSVYGGNTTMPFSEDHGADHPLQFYAATKRANELMAHSYSHLFQLPTTGLRFFTVYGPWGRPDMALFKFTRLILEGKPIPVFNHGHHSRDFTYIDDIVEGVIKSSDQIAAADPTWSSAEPTPATSSAPFRVFNIGNGNPAQLSAYIDALEHALGKEAIREMLPMQPGDIPDTHADTRRLQQATGYRPDTSVQEGVQKFVDWYRDYYSV is encoded by the coding sequence ATGAAGTATCTGGTTACCGGCAACGCCGGCTTTATCGGCTTCCACGTGGCAAAGGCCCTGTTGGCGCGAGGTGACTCCGTCGTGGGCATCGACAACGTCAACGACTACTACGAAACCAGCCTGAAGGAAGATCGCCTGAAGGCACTGGCGCAGCATGCCAGTGCGCAGGGTGATACCGTCGAGTACGAATTTGTGCGCGGCAACATTGCCGATAAGGCGATAATCGACGACTGCTTCGCACGCCATCGCTTCGACCGGGTTATTCACCTGGCGGCCCAGGCGGGTGTACGCCACTCGATCGAGCACCCGGAGGCCTACGTAGAAAGTAACCTCATCGGTTTTTTCAACCTGCTGGAAGCCTGCCGCAATGCGGGCACGCCGCACCTTTCCTACGCCAGCACCAGCAGCGTCTATGGCGGCAACACCACCATGCCATTCAGTGAAGACCACGGCGCAGACCACCCGCTGCAGTTTTATGCCGCGACCAAGCGCGCCAATGAGTTGATGGCCCACAGCTACAGCCACCTGTTTCAGCTGCCCACCACCGGGTTGCGCTTCTTCACCGTCTACGGCCCTTGGGGGCGCCCAGATATGGCGCTGTTCAAGTTCACCCGCCTGATCCTCGAGGGCAAACCCATCCCGGTGTTCAACCACGGCCACCACAGCCGCGACTTCACGTATATCGACGATATCGTCGAGGGTGTGATCAAATCCTCCGACCAGATCGCCGCAGCAGATCCCACATGGTCCAGCGCCGAACCCACACCGGCCACCAGCAGCGCACCCTTCCGGGTGTTCAATATCGGCAATGGCAACCCCGCCCAGCTGTCGGCGTATATCGACGCACTGGAGCATGCACTCGGAAAAGAGGCCATTCGCGAGATGCTGCCGATGCAGCCTGGGGACATTCCGGATACCCACGCAGATACCCGCCGGCTACAACAGGCCACAGGCTACCGGCCAGACACCAGCGTGCAGGAAGGGGTACAGAAATTTGTAGACTGGTATCGGGACTATTATTCGGTATAG
- a CDS encoding glycosyltransferase, producing the protein MNATSPKKHWSDPIVSRFLRLAASGWVPASLFQKPLPTESERAARTGVLDIEVVSHCWQYSHFLIYQLSSLALYPPTKATVTMTVYYNREDTRTAAVLDFFGRQQVPGVTWNWRELPKESLYRRAIGRNEAALATKADWIWFTDCDLMFREHCIDRLAELLQGRRDSLVFPSRERITSLLADNDPMLNFDPAELRVIEIDDTRFVEQTRDRATGPLQIAHGDVARAGGYCDCLSYYQKPAERWCKAHEDRAFRWLLGTQGVPLDIPGVYRIRHVSKGRYTGSKLNTQIRSSVRKATDKH; encoded by the coding sequence ATGAACGCCACTTCCCCCAAGAAACACTGGTCGGACCCGATTGTCAGCCGTTTTCTGCGCCTGGCCGCCAGCGGCTGGGTGCCCGCCTCGCTGTTCCAGAAGCCGCTACCCACAGAGAGCGAGCGCGCAGCACGCACCGGCGTGCTGGATATCGAAGTGGTCAGCCACTGCTGGCAGTACTCCCACTTTCTGATCTACCAGCTGAGCTCGCTGGCGCTCTACCCGCCCACCAAGGCCACGGTCACCATGACCGTGTACTACAACCGTGAAGATACCCGCACCGCAGCGGTACTGGACTTCTTCGGCCGACAGCAGGTGCCGGGGGTGACCTGGAACTGGCGCGAGCTACCCAAGGAATCCCTGTACCGCCGCGCCATCGGGCGCAACGAGGCCGCCCTGGCCACCAAGGCCGACTGGATCTGGTTTACCGACTGCGACCTGATGTTCCGCGAGCACTGCATCGACCGGCTGGCGGAGCTATTGCAGGGCCGTCGCGACAGCCTGGTGTTCCCGTCCCGCGAGCGCATCACCTCGCTGCTCGCTGACAACGACCCCATGCTGAATTTTGACCCGGCAGAGCTGCGCGTTATCGAGATCGATGACACCCGCTTTGTGGAGCAGACACGCGACCGCGCCACCGGGCCGCTGCAGATTGCCCACGGCGACGTCGCCCGCGCCGGCGGCTACTGCGATTGCCTGAGTTACTATCAGAAGCCCGCCGAACGCTGGTGCAAGGCCCACGAGGACCGGGCTTTCCGCTGGCTGCTGGGCACCCAGGGCGTACCGCTGGATATTCCCGGGGTATATCGCATACGCCATGTGAGCAAAGGCCGCTACACCGGCAGCAAGCTCAATACGCAGATTCGCAGCAGCGTACGCAAGGCGACCGATAAGCACTGA